GGTAAAGAAGTTTTGGATGAAAATATAAAAATAATTAATCACGATGCATACGATTATACTCAATTGAAAAAGATTGGGGAAACTTCTTCTGGTTGCCCCGCTATTGTGAATAAAAAATATTTAGAAGCGGACTTAAAGATCTGTACAGGTTTAATAGAACCCCATTTTATGGCAGGATATTCAGGGGGAAGAAAGTCAATCTGCCCAGGAATCGTTGGCATTGAAACCTTGAAAGTATTTCATGGTGTTCAGGCAATGGGAGATCCACATTCAAAAAGCTGTCAGTTAGAAAATAATCCTGTCGATAAGATCGCCAGAGAAGTGGCTTTGATGGCTGGATGTGATTTCATAGTAAACGTTTCTTTAAACGGGAAAAAAGAAGTGAATGGGATTTATGCAGGTGATATCTTTCAAGCTCACGAAGTAGGTTGTAATATGGTAGCATATGATTCAATAGTGAAAATTAAAGAACCTGTGGATATAGTGATAACCTCAAATGGGGGATATCCTTTAGACCAGAACTTTTATCAAACCATTAAAGGTTTAGTTGAAGCTTCAGAGATTTTAAAACCTGATGGAGTAATAATAATGGCTTCAAAATGCGAAAAAGGCATCGGAAAGAAAGAATTTAAAGAATTCCTTTTAGAAGTAAAAGAGAAGGGAATAAAAGAATTTTTAAAAAACCATGATTCGTCAGAAACTTTCAAAAGCGATCAATGGGAAGTGCAAAAGTTAACTCAAGTATTAGAGAAAACGAAAAACATTTTCATGTTGTCATCGTTAGATGAAGAAGAGTACACGTATACTTTTTCAAATAAAATCAGCAGTTTAGAAGGAGGATTAAAAAACGCTTTAAAATTAAAGGGACACCGTGCCAAGATATCTTTAATTCCTCAAGGGCCTTACGTTGTTGGAAAGATAAAAAATTGAAAAGGAGCTATGTTTCATGGAAATATGCATATTAGTCAAACAAGTACCTTCCACTGACAAGGTACAGATAGACGAGGAAACGGGAACAATGATAAGAAGTGAATTAGAATCCGAACTCAACCCATTGGACATGTACGCAGTCGAAGAAGCAGTGAGAATAAAAGAAAATACACCACAAACTAAGATAACGGTAGTAACGATGGGGCCTTCTTCAGCAGAATATGCAATAAAAGAAGCTATATCCATGGGATGTGATGAAGGAGTATTGCTAACCGATAGAAGGTTTGCCGGTGCTGACACATTAGCAACCGCTTATACGTTGAGTCAATATTTAAAAGACAAACATTACGACATAATATTCGCCGGTGAAAGGGCAACAGACGGGGAAACAGGTCAAGTAGGACCATCTGTTGGCACACAATTAGATATTCCTATACTAACCTATGTCAACAAAATAATTAACATAACTAACGACACGATAACCGTTCAAAGGGCTATAGAAGGCGGGAACGAAATTATTCAAACCGAGTTACCAGCTTTAATAACAGTTGTAAAGGAAATAAACGAACCCAGATTACCGAATTTAGAAAACAAACTAAAAGCTAAGAGAAGTATTATAAGAATAATGAGTAATCAAGAGTTAAAAATAGAGGAAGAAAAGATAGGACTTAAAGGATCTCCAACAAGGGTTGTAAAGGTATTCTATCCAAAGATATCAAGAAATGGTGAAAAAGTAGTAGTAAAAACTCCACGAGAAGCCGTAGAAAAAATAACAAACTTTCTAAAAGAAAAAGGCGTGATATCATGAACCAAGAATACAAAGGCGTATGGACGATAGCGGAGATAAATGATGGAAAAATAGAAACGGTATCGTACGAATTGCTATCATGGGGAAAGGACTTAGCCACAAAATTGAACGTTGAACTATCAAGTGTAGTAATATCAAACAAAGTGGAGAATTTGGATAGTCTTATTCAATATGGGGCTGACAACGTATACTATGTTGAAGATGAAAAACTAGAACATTTCTATCCAGATGTACACACAAACATACTGAATAAAATGGTAGAAGATTTTAAACCTGAAATAATACTAGCATCTGCAACTACAAGGGGAAGAACTCTCATGCCTGCTCTTGCTGCAAAATTAAATACGGGTTTAACAGCAGATTGTACAGATTTTGAAATAGAAGAAAAAACGAGATCATTGATACAAATAAGGCCTGCTATAGGTGGAAACGTGATGGCAAAGATAAAAACTATAACAAAACCACAGATGGCTACGGTAAGACCTAAATCGAAACTACCTTTAGCTAAAGACCAAAACAAAAAAGGAAAAATAACAAAAATAGAATATGGAGAAGAACTCTTTCGATCAAAATATAGGTGGATAGAATTTAAAAAAGACGAAACTAGCGTACAACCACTTCAACAAGCCGATGTAATCGTAGCTGGGGGTAAAGGTTTAAAAAAGCCTGAGAATTTCAAATACTTACAAAATCTATCAAAAAAATTAAAGGGCGCAGTTGGGGCGACTAGGGCGGTAGTAGATATGGGGTGGATAGACTACTCTCACCAAGTGGGACTTTCCGGAAAAACCGTTAGCCCAAAACTGTACATAGCGATAGGAATATCTGGTGCGGTACAGCACTTAGCTGGAATGTCGTCATCTAAATATATTATAGCGATAAACAAAGATCCAGAGGCACAGATTTTCAAGGTATCTGATCTTGGAATTGTATGTGATGCTTTGGATATACTACCGTTGTTAGAAAAAGAAATAAAATCAGGTGATCAAAATGAGTGAATACAGAAAGGTAACTACCAATACCGTTGAAAAATTGAGAAAAATATTAAAAAACGATGCACTATTGATATACGATGATACCGAAAGTCTAAAAAGCTACTCCAACGATGAATCAGGTGGAGAGTATTACGCACACATGCCAGATGTTGTAGTAAAACCAGAAACCAAAGAGCAAATATCCCAAATAATAAAACTGGCAAACGACGAAATGATCCCTATAACACCGCGAGGAGCTGGCAGTGGGTTGGCTGGGGCTGATATACCAATATTTGGAGGAATAGTAATATCCCTTGAGAGAATGAACAGAATAATAGAAATAGATTCAGAAAACTTAGTCGCTGTGGTTGAACCAGGTGTAGTCACGAACGATCTATGTAGAATGGTATCAGAAAAAGGATTATACTATGCAGGATATCCCATGAGTGTAGAAACAAGTTTCATTGGAGGCAACGTTGCTACCAATGCAGGTGGAAGTAAGGTAATAAAATATGGAAACACAGCTCACCATATATTGGGATTAGAGGTAGTAATGCCTAACGGTGAGATAGTCGAATATGGGGGGAAAAGAAGAAAAGATTCAAGCGGTTACAACCTTTTACAACTTTTCATTGGCTCAGAAGGAACGCTCGGAATATTCACAAAGATATACGTAAATCTCATACCCCAGCCAGGAAAAGTCGTTGACCTGCTGGTTCCGTTTGAAAGTGTAGAAAAGGCTATAAGCAATGTAGCACCATTAATGGTCGAGACAAAGAGTCTACCCTCAGGAATAGAATTCATAGACAAGAAATCCATTTACTATGCTTCAAAATACACTGGAATGAAATTACCCTACCAAGACGAGGTAGAATCTTATCTCATAGTTCAATACGAGGCAACCAGCTTGCAAGAGATTGAAGAATTGTACGAAAAAGGTGGAAAAGCCTTACAAAAAAACGGAGCAAAAGATGTGTTCATAGCAGATAACAGGAGTAACTCTGAAAAGATATGGCGTATGAGAAGGAACTGGTTGGAAAGTTTAAAAGCTGTAGATCCGTATGTACCAACTGGAGATGTCGTAGTACCAACATCTAAGATACCTGAAATTATGAATTACATAAACGAAGTATCAAACGAATTCAAAATAGATATCCCTGTAGCAGGGCATGCAGCAGATGGTAACCTCCATCCTGCACCATTAAAACCAAAAAATCTGCCTCCGGATGAATGGAAAACCATGTCGGAAGAGATTCTTGAAAAAATAGCGATGAAAGCTTCCCAAATGGGTGGAGCTATAAGCGGGGAACACGGAGTAGGGTTCATAAAAAAGGAGTTACTAAAAAAGACAAAACTAAAACAGTACAAATGGATGCAAGAGGTAAAAGAAGCATTTGACCCTAATAACATCATGAACCCAGGGAAGTTGTTCTAAAAAATACTTAAAGAAAAGGTGATAATCTTGAAATATCTACACTTAGCTATTGACCTCGGGGCGTCAGGTGGAAAAGTAATGGCAGGTAACATTCAGAATGACAAACTTATTTTGAGTGAAGTAAACCGTTTTTCAAATTCCCCGGTTGAAATAAATGGAATATCTTATTGGAACATTTTGAATTTATATAATCATATAATTGAAAGCATTCAAATAGCTCAAAAAAATGATCAAAAGATACTATCTTTAGGAATAGATAGTTGGGGAGTGGACTTTGGACTTTTAAACGAAAATGGTTATTTAATAAACAATCCAATTCATTATAGAAATATGTTTAAGACGAATATAATGCAAGAGGCAATAGAAAAAGCTGGCAAGAAATGGATATATGAACACTCTCCAACACAGTTTCAACCATTCAATACATTGTACCAAATATTAGCCTACCAAAAATACGCTCCAGATTTTGTCAAAATATCAAAATACCTTTTGATGATCCCTTCGTTATTAAATTATTTTTTAACAGGTGAAAAAGCTATTGATTTCACAATGGCTTCAACTACCCAGATTTATAACCATAGAAAAAGAAAGTGGGACGAAGAAATAATAAAAAAGTTTGACATTCCTGATATATTACCTGAAATAGTCCCTGCAGGTACGAAAATTGGTAAAATAAAAAAAGATGTTTTAAATAACAATTCAAACATAGATGTAATTCTTCCAGCCAGTCATGATACTGGATCCGCCTATGCCGCAATTGCTTCAGATCCTTCAGATACCTTGTTCATTAGCTTAGGAACATGGTGCTTGACTGGTGCTATTGTCAAGGAGGTCCCATACAACGAAGAACTCATGGAAAACAATTTAGCCGCAGAGGGTTGTTTGGATGGATCTTTTAGAATATTGGCAAACGTAACAGGAATGTGGTTAATTCAAGGTATTATAAAAAGTCTTAACTTGCCGGATAACAGCGATACTTATCAAAAAATTACAGAAATGGCACAGAATGCAAAACCATTTTCTTCTTATATCAATGTAGATGATCCTTCTTTACAAAACCCACAAGACATGATACAGGCAATAATTCAACAATCTATAAAAGATAATGATACCGTTTTGAATGAAACATCTCAAGTTATAAGAACGGCATTGGAAGGGATTGCCTTCAAAGTGAATGAAATTAAAGAAAAACTATCAAATATATTGAAAATCGATTTTAAAAGGATTCATGCGGTAGGTGGGGGAACCAGAAATAAATTATTTTGTCAATTCATTGCAGACGCAACCGGGCTAACTGTTTTAACTGGCCCTATTGAAGGAACAGCCGTAGGAAACTTAGTCTCTCAGTTATACGCCTTGGAACTTGTAAAAAACTTTGAGGAAGCACGGGACTTAATAAAAAGATCTTTCGACTTTCAATGTTTTGAGCCAAAAGAACATGATATCTGGAAAGAGGCTTTTATTTCTTTTAAAAAGAAAAAATGATATAATTAATACGATTAATTGGCGAACACTTGTCCGCTTTTTGTATATGAAAGAAGTGGGATCAGGGACAAAACCTACCATGATCTACTAGGCCGAAGTGGCGCTAACAAATGTTTTTGTGTTTCCAAAGACAGTAGGTAAAATTTAAAAAGGAGTTCTAAAACTTTCTCAAGAAAGTTATTAAATAATGAATATTAAAAACAAAGTAGTGGAATTATGCAAAAAGATATCACAAGTTGGAGGTGAAAATATAAAAAAGCCTGGTTGGTTAATAACATTGGTTATTCTTTTAGTAGGCTTAATGTATTCACAAGAAGTAAAAAACGGTCAGTATGGAGGACTTGGTGGTGGAGATATTGGTGCTCAGTGGCTTGATGTAGAAGAGTTAAATACACAGTTAAAAGCCGCTGGACTTCCTGAATTAAAAGATGTGGCTTTGGTTAACGGCGGTGGCGGTTATGGAGTAATGGGAAGAATTATAATAGGAGGAGAAGGATATGGTATAACCACTAAAGAGAAATCGGGTGGAAAAACAGTACAACTCGACATTGGTTATGGAACATTTAATGTTGGTTATTCGATTCTTTCTAAACAAGCTTTTCGAATGTATGTTCTTGGAGGTATTGGTGGTGGTGAAATATCCTTGAAAATTTTTCAAAACCCTGATTCTACTGATTTTGAAGACAATTTGTCCACTTTCAATGAAAATACTTTTTCTACCGAATTTCCTATCTTTAAAGTAGGAATAAATGCTGATTACATATTATCTTTTAGTAATGATAAGGCAGCCGGAGGTTTGGCTATTGGTTTAGCAGTAGGGTACACATATGCCCCTGTGGAATGGGTAAGTGAATGGAAATTATCTGATAGAAACATGGGTGGAGTACCAAATTTTGGACCCACAGGTCCATATATCACTTTTAGAATAGGTGGTGGAGGATTCGCCTTTTAAAAAAAGAAAGGTGTTTAAAATGAGATATCTAAATTTTGGAATAGGTGATAAAATCCCAGAGTTTTCACTTAAAGATGTTGATGGTAATCAGATTAATAGCAAGGATTTTATTGGAAAGTGGCTTGTGCTCTATTTTTATCCGCGAGATAACACTCCTGGTTGTACTAAAGAAGCAGTTGGTTTTTCAAACTACTTAGAAGATTTTAAAAAATATAATTGCCAAATAGTGGGGGTAAGTCCCGATACTGTAGAAAAACATGCAAAATTTAAAGAAAAACACAATTTAAAAGTGATTTTGCTAAGTGACCCTGAACATTCCATTCTTGAAAAATTTGGCGTTTGGCAACTAAAAAAGAATTATGGTAAAGAAAATTGGGGAGTTGTCAGATCAACAATCCTGATGGATCCAAATGGAATAATTAAAAAAGTATGGGAAAATGTAAGGGTGAAAGATCATGTTTTAGAGGTATTGGAAAGCTTGAAAGAACTATCAAACAACAGGGAGTAAACTCCCTGTTGTTTATAATAGTCTATTTTATTGAATTATTCTACTGCCTACTACCTAGTTGGCCATTGTACATGAACAAAGCGGTTTTGCTTTCACCGATCATTTGCAAAGTATCTACAATCTTCTTTGTATTAGCTTCCTCTTCAACTTGTTCGTTTACAAACCATTGGAGAAAGTTTTGAGTTGCGTGATCGTTTAACTCTTTTGCTAAGTCAACCAACTTGTCGATAGATTGTGTAACCGAAATCTCATGTTCATATGCATCTTTGAAGGCTTCTAGGGGGCTCTCCCATCCTTTCTTTGGTTTGTCAATACTATCTAATTCTACTACACCGCCTTTGTCGTAAATATAATCATACAACTTCTGTGCGTGAGTAAGCTCTTCCTTCGCTTGGACTTTCATCCACTTAGCAAATCCTTCTAAATTCAGTGAATCAAAATATGCCGCCATCGAATAATAGAGGTACGCGGAAAAAATTTCTTTGTTTATTTGTTCATTAAGGGCATTTAACATCTTATCTTCTAATTTCATATGCTTATTCCTCCTTGTGATTTTAAGTATGCTTTCTTTAGAAACTATAAAACTTTCTTCAAAACAGGCAATTGTCCTTATAATCCTTTTACAATCAAAATCATATTTTTGAAATTTAGCTATTCCTAAAGTCTCTAAAACTAAGTAAATTATAACTTATAATTTTTTCATTTATCAAAACATTACATTAATTAATACTTTAATTAAATAGAGGGATTCACTTTTTATATTAGTTTAGT
This DNA window, taken from Petrotoga sibirica DSM 13575, encodes the following:
- the bcp gene encoding thioredoxin-dependent thiol peroxidase, encoding MRYLNFGIGDKIPEFSLKDVDGNQINSKDFIGKWLVLYFYPRDNTPGCTKEAVGFSNYLEDFKKYNCQIVGVSPDTVEKHAKFKEKHNLKVILLSDPEHSILEKFGVWQLKKNYGKENWGVVRSTILMDPNGIIKKVWENVRVKDHVLEVLESLKELSNNRE
- the larA gene encoding nickel-dependent lactate racemase produces the protein MRVKIPYGKEVKKLDLDENLNVSLLKKPEAKGVWSAFDIEMMKALSSPFGTPSLSTLAKRKKDCCIVISDTTRPVPNSLILPYIIFDLRFAGIKKENITILIANGSHEPLPESMFEELVGKEVLDENIKIINHDAYDYTQLKKIGETSSGCPAIVNKKYLEADLKICTGLIEPHFMAGYSGGRKSICPGIVGIETLKVFHGVQAMGDPHSKSCQLENNPVDKIAREVALMAGCDFIVNVSLNGKKEVNGIYAGDIFQAHEVGCNMVAYDSIVKIKEPVDIVITSNGGYPLDQNFYQTIKGLVEASEILKPDGVIIMASKCEKGIGKKEFKEFLLEVKEKGIKEFLKNHDSSETFKSDQWEVQKLTQVLEKTKNIFMLSSLDEEEYTYTFSNKISSLEGGLKNALKLKGHRAKISLIPQGPYVVGKIKN
- a CDS encoding electron transfer flavoprotein subunit alpha/FixB family protein: MNQEYKGVWTIAEINDGKIETVSYELLSWGKDLATKLNVELSSVVISNKVENLDSLIQYGADNVYYVEDEKLEHFYPDVHTNILNKMVEDFKPEIILASATTRGRTLMPALAAKLNTGLTADCTDFEIEEKTRSLIQIRPAIGGNVMAKIKTITKPQMATVRPKSKLPLAKDQNKKGKITKIEYGEELFRSKYRWIEFKKDETSVQPLQQADVIVAGGKGLKKPENFKYLQNLSKKLKGAVGATRAVVDMGWIDYSHQVGLSGKTVSPKLYIAIGISGAVQHLAGMSSSKYIIAINKDPEAQIFKVSDLGIVCDALDILPLLEKEIKSGDQNE
- a CDS encoding ferritin, whose product is MKLEDKMLNALNEQINKEIFSAYLYYSMAAYFDSLNLEGFAKWMKVQAKEELTHAQKLYDYIYDKGGVVELDSIDKPKKGWESPLEAFKDAYEHEISVTQSIDKLVDLAKELNDHATQNFLQWFVNEQVEEEANTKKIVDTLQMIGESKTALFMYNGQLGSRQ
- a CDS encoding rhamnulokinase — translated: MIILKYLHLAIDLGASGGKVMAGNIQNDKLILSEVNRFSNSPVEINGISYWNILNLYNHIIESIQIAQKNDQKILSLGIDSWGVDFGLLNENGYLINNPIHYRNMFKTNIMQEAIEKAGKKWIYEHSPTQFQPFNTLYQILAYQKYAPDFVKISKYLLMIPSLLNYFLTGEKAIDFTMASTTQIYNHRKRKWDEEIIKKFDIPDILPEIVPAGTKIGKIKKDVLNNNSNIDVILPASHDTGSAYAAIASDPSDTLFISLGTWCLTGAIVKEVPYNEELMENNLAAEGCLDGSFRILANVTGMWLIQGIIKSLNLPDNSDTYQKITEMAQNAKPFSSYINVDDPSLQNPQDMIQAIIQQSIKDNDTVLNETSQVIRTALEGIAFKVNEIKEKLSNILKIDFKRIHAVGGGTRNKLFCQFIADATGLTVLTGPIEGTAVGNLVSQLYALELVKNFEEARDLIKRSFDFQCFEPKEHDIWKEAFISFKKKK
- a CDS encoding FAD-binding oxidoreductase yields the protein MSEYRKVTTNTVEKLRKILKNDALLIYDDTESLKSYSNDESGGEYYAHMPDVVVKPETKEQISQIIKLANDEMIPITPRGAGSGLAGADIPIFGGIVISLERMNRIIEIDSENLVAVVEPGVVTNDLCRMVSEKGLYYAGYPMSVETSFIGGNVATNAGGSKVIKYGNTAHHILGLEVVMPNGEIVEYGGKRRKDSSGYNLLQLFIGSEGTLGIFTKIYVNLIPQPGKVVDLLVPFESVEKAISNVAPLMVETKSLPSGIEFIDKKSIYYASKYTGMKLPYQDEVESYLIVQYEATSLQEIEELYEKGGKALQKNGAKDVFIADNRSNSEKIWRMRRNWLESLKAVDPYVPTGDVVVPTSKIPEIMNYINEVSNEFKIDIPVAGHAADGNLHPAPLKPKNLPPDEWKTMSEEILEKIAMKASQMGGAISGEHGVGFIKKELLKKTKLKQYKWMQEVKEAFDPNNIMNPGKLF
- a CDS encoding electron transfer flavoprotein subunit beta/FixA family protein codes for the protein MEICILVKQVPSTDKVQIDEETGTMIRSELESELNPLDMYAVEEAVRIKENTPQTKITVVTMGPSSAEYAIKEAISMGCDEGVLLTDRRFAGADTLATAYTLSQYLKDKHYDIIFAGERATDGETGQVGPSVGTQLDIPILTYVNKIINITNDTITVQRAIEGGNEIIQTELPALITVVKEINEPRLPNLENKLKAKRSIIRIMSNQELKIEEEKIGLKGSPTRVVKVFYPKISRNGEKVVVKTPREAVEKITNFLKEKGVIS